In Salvia miltiorrhiza cultivar Shanhuang (shh) chromosome 4, IMPLAD_Smil_shh, whole genome shotgun sequence, the DNA window AGGCAGATTGTGACAACGGTGTACAATTTTCAAAATTCCAAAATGTTTCTGTTATTGCTTAATCTTCTtctcattttctctcttctcttctatCCGTTGATGATTAGGTTACTACTCTTCCAGATGATTTCCCGGAGGCTCATGCAGTTGTCAATGATTTGAGGCTTGAGTATGTGATTTCAGTGGAAGGAGTTGTCCGGCAGCGCCCAATTGAGTCTATAAATAAAAAGATGAAGACGGGCTTCATAGAGGTGAGTTCTTTTGAAAACTTAGCCATTggtttcattttaattttcatcGAGCACTTAAAGTTGAGCTTAGTTTGTTCAACAAACTCCCTTGTGCGGTTTTCCTATCAAGTATTTGTCTTTTGACCTTGAGAGTTCCTCATGTCGTTATACATTTTCTGGCACTGAAATAGCAAAACCATCATGTTTGTTCTTAGTTGATTAAGCAAGTAAAGATAATTGCTCTTAACTGGTTAGTATGTGCATGGATATGTGGAAAATAAGGCTTCTAATAAATGTTAACGGGTTCTAGTATGTGCAAATAAATCAAGATCATGACCTTTTATGATACCTAATTGGTTATTAATGCTTTTCAATCACAGGTTGCAGCTGAGCATGTCCAAGTGTTGAATGCAGTGAGATTAAAATTGCCTTTTTTGGTTACTACTGCTGATGAGGCAAAAGAGTCTGCCAAAGAGGAAATCAGATTGAGGTAACCCATTTTCCATGATCTCCGCTAGTCTGGGTAATCTGAGAAATTATGAATCCGAGAtgctaaataaatatttcaactGTCAATTATCTATGTCCAACGTCCAATATTTTTGCACTGCCTGTTGTCTCCAGTTAAAGGTTTATGTCTGAGTTGAGAAGAAAAGCAACCATATGTGCTGCATCGATTACAACTGtacttcttttcttctttttgggtGGAGGAAGGGGATTGGGGGTGTTTTCACTAACTAAACAATTGTAGAGACTGCAAAAGCTTCCATTGATATATCCTAAGAATTCGAGTTCTATTAATTTGTTCACCTACTCATATAAAGCTCCAATATCAGATACCGATATCTAGACCTACGGCGACCTCACATGAATTCCAATATAATGTTGCGGCATAAAGTAGTTAAACTCATTCGACGATACCTTGAGGATGTCCATGGTTTTGTCGAGGTATTTACTTTGATGTTCAGTAAAGCATATCAGAGCTtccatatatattataatcCTTGTGTTGATCCTGACCTTGTAATGGTTGTAAGGTAGATTGAGACTCCAATTCTGTCTAGATCTACTCCAGAAGGTGCGAGGGATTATTTAGTGCCTTCAAGAGTTCAGGTATCTTTTACTAGTTCTTAAATGGAGATCTAATGTCTCAATATAGTTTTCATGCTTTGGCATTTCATCAACCTGTTGTTAATGTAGCTGGGGGAAGGATTGAAACTCTAATAAGTTGCTCCAAGTTTACTTCCTTAGTTCCTTACATTGTTTTTGGAGGTAATTAAGGAAAAAGATATATTGAGTTACAACCTAACTTTTGCTTCACTCATCTTGAACTTTGTTGATCTTGTGGCTGCTTAATTATTATGAGTCCATTCAACTATACTGTGTAGTATTGgaattattttctcattttgttcttgattcTGAGTCTATGAGAAATGGTGCTTTATTGGgtttatttatcttaaaaagTAACATTTCCTTGCGGCAGTTGATACAGCACATTTATTGGGTTATATATGAATGCTTTTGTTACAAGACAGTTAATGCACTTTTGCCTTCATGTAGCTTTTGATTGAGTGGTTTTCTTCACAAAATAAAGATCTGATGCTGATTCTCTTCTATGAAGCCTGGAACATTTTATGCTTTGCCACAAAGTCCACAACTCTTCAAACAGATGCTAATGGTCTCTGGTTTTGATAAATACTATCAAATAGCAAGGTATTTCAATTCCCTGATGAGATAAGAAGAtgatttttcctttttattttcattctaTCTGTCTAAACCACATCACTTCTAATACATGTTTCCCCTATGAGCATGCCATTTGCTTTGAAGGTATTTACATGTATTAAATTGTAAATTTCCCCTCGTTTCTAATCAGTTCTTGGAAATACTGTTTGGTGTTCCAGAATATAAACAAACCATAAATATTTTCTTGTTATTTCAATAGGAATCCCCACATTCTGCAGGCCTTGTGTTTTGTATTGGCATTTGTGATACGAACATTTACATGATTCAAATTTACTTCCATTTCTTGCTATGCAGATGTTTCAGAGATGAGGATCTAAGAGCAGATAGGCAGCCTGAATTTACGCAGCTTGACATGGAAATGGCATTCACTCCTCTGGAGGATATGCTGAAACTGAATGAAGATTTGATTAGAAAGGTTACTCTGACTTGCCTTGCATTGTGTAAACTTTAATCTGTTGGGTACTAATGTCGATGACGAATATTTGACATATGATAGTATATCTTGGAATCGTGTACCGCATGTGTTCTGTCGATGGATCATCATGTTGAACACATCTTTATTAATGCTCGGAAACATATGAGGGAACAACAAATCCATTTTGAAGTTGACTCATTCGCTTGGCCAATCGTCGGAATGTGTACGAGATACCATAAGGACCCAATATCTCAATACCACTTTGATGTTGACTCATTCGCTTGGCCAATCGTCAGAATGTGTACGAGATACTATAAGGACCCAATATCTCAGTTGCACCTTTGTCTAAAGCTTCGAATGAGAGGGTTCTCAACTCTATGCTGGCTTATCGTTACCTTATTTTGCGTAATTTCACTTTAAATTCAATTGTCCAACTACAAAAGAATGTTAGGATTATTCTAGGTATTAAACATATTGTCTCAAGCAATCTTGTAACTAGGTTTTGAGGTTATTCACTTATTCTTTATTGGATCTTTTATAGCTCCACCCTTGTGATGCAAACACAATAATTTGTTAGTCCTGAAACTAACTTAAAAAATCTGGCCTCATGAATCTGATAATCTCTTCCTTCACTGATAGTCTCGAATATGATTATCTTGTCTTGGCAAAGGGACTTTTACTTTGTCAACTGCTGTTTCAAACTTTATCTTGTTTGGTAGGGTCAAGTGAATTAGACTCTTTTTCTCCAATTACATGGAGTCTGTAATGACCAATTAATTGATTGCAGGTTTTTCTGGAGATCAAAGGAGTCGAACTACCAAGCCCTTTCCCAAGGATAACCTATGCTGAAGCTACAAGCAGATTTGGTTCAGACAGGCCAGATATGCGTTTTGAGCTTGAACTGAAAGATGTAACCCTTTGTTGACATGCCTCAGTGCTTTGTTTTCATGTAAATAAGATCATAGAAGAGATCGATCTATTTATGAGAACAGAGCTTGACCAGTTGTTCGCCTTACTCTTGCCCTTAAGAATCTGATTTTGATGAAAATCTTGTTCTACCTTCAGGTATCAGAAGCGTTCAGGAATTCTTCCTTCAAGGTTTTTGCAGATACCTTGTTGAGCGATGGCATCATTAAAGCAATATGCATTCCTTCAGGAAGCCAGAAGTATTCGAATAGTGCTCTTAAAAAGGGTGATATTTATAATGAAGCTATTAAATCGGGAGCAAAGGGACTGCCGTTCTTAAAGGTCTCAAGTGATGGTAATAAACATGCCTCTTAACATGATACAAGCGTTACTTGGTGAAACTGTTTTCATTGTCATCATAATATAATGAACTAATGCAGGTGGGCTTGAAGGAATTCCCGCACTGGTATCAAGTTTGGGCAAGACTGAACAGGATCTCTTACTGAAGATACTATCTGCTAGTCCTGGTGATCTCATTCTGTTTGCTGTAGGTAACAATGCATCAGTTAATAAAACCTTGGACCGACTTAGGCTGTACGTTGCACATGAGTTGGGATTGATTGATCATGTAAGTTGTTTAGTTGAATTTTTTCCTGAAGTATGACCTACATTACTTTACTGTTTGCACTTTTTTGTTTGACCTTTACGTTGTTTATCTATTTGTTTGCTAGTCAAGGCACTCGATCCTCTGGGTAACTGATTTTCCAATGTTCGAGTGGAATGATTCTGAGGAAAGGCTTGAGGTTTGTACAATTTTTATATTAGCTCGACTGAATGCTTAATGTTGCTCGTTACGTATGCTATATTTGACGTCTTTGTAGGCCTTGCATCATCCTTTCACAGCTCCTCATCCTGAGGACATGAATGACCTTGCATCTGCCCGAGCCTTAGCATATGACATGGTTTACAATGGGGTCGAGGTAAATGAATCCTTGTATTCCTCTACATGAAAAGCAGTTTCATTTGTCTGAAAGCCTATGTCTTTTGATAGATTGGTGGGGGAAGCTTGAGAATTTACAAGCGTGAAGTCCAACAGAAGGTTTTGGAAATAGTTGGCATTTCTTCTGAACAGGTAAACAGATCCTAGAGCTCTCATCCAATCACACGTCTTAACATCGAGGATCACTTAGAAAATGTCTTTATTTCTTAGCCTTGCATAAAACCATTTCAACTCTAACTAAGTTGGCTACTTGTATAATTTGAACAGATTAGCAATAAGTTGTATGACTAAAATCAAGGCGATGTGTTATTGTAGTATCTACTTGTCTTTTGATAATTTTACGGATGGTCAATTGTTTGTAGTTAGTTATAGTGGATGCATTTGTAATGTATCAAGTTGAGCAAACCAGAACTTCCACTCAAGTTTCAACATTTCCAAATGAGGTTCACGGGGTGGTTAGGCCCCTATAAAATCAATAATTGGTCTTTTCAGGAATTGGGGATAGTACGTTGAAGTATAAGTTTTACAACCTTTTGTTTGAAGCTATGTAGATTAACAGTTTCAGCTTCCAGTTCGAAGTAGTTGGTCCCCTTTTCTTTTATAAGAATAACAATTAGAAAAACAGtagaaatttatttatattaattcggGAAGTCCAAAGAATATGAGTCTGtacatttcttttatttatgcccATAATCattgaaattcatatttatggTTATGCTACAATGGCTTTTTTTTGTTGTGCAGGCTGAAAACAAGTTTGGGTATCTCTTAGAGGCTCTGGACATGGGTGCTCCTCCTCATGGTATGGAATGCCATTTCCTGAACTAAAAATCGGTTAAAATGTCTAAATGAAAATTATAGTAAGATGGACAAAGTAGCTATGGGTCAGCTTGGTGAGATTTCAACTTGTTTTATTGGAGTTATTAGGAAGAACGACGCAAGTGAGCGCATAACTATTAAATTTTCCCATTGCATTTTCTA includes these proteins:
- the LOC131020458 gene encoding aspartate--tRNA ligase, chloroplastic/mitochondrial; this translates as MSALLRSFPAVAKSSLPLLLHTIPKLNPSKLLHRRVYSSIYASTSSSETLSVASTKPPPHSAAETNANTLEWVRRTDFCGELGEPDLGKRVRVCGWVALHRIHGGLTFVTLRDHTGIVQVTTLPDDFPEAHAVVNDLRLEYVISVEGVVRQRPIESINKKMKTGFIEVAAEHVQVLNAVRLKLPFLVTTADEAKESAKEEIRLRYRYLDLRRPHMNSNIMLRHKVVKLIRRYLEDVHGFVEIETPILSRSTPEGARDYLVPSRVQPGTFYALPQSPQLFKQMLMVSGFDKYYQIARCFRDEDLRADRQPEFTQLDMEMAFTPLEDMLKLNEDLIRKVFLEIKGVELPSPFPRITYAEATSRFGSDRPDMRFELELKDVSEAFRNSSFKVFADTLLSDGIIKAICIPSGSQKYSNSALKKGDIYNEAIKSGAKGLPFLKVSSDGGLEGIPALVSSLGKTEQDLLLKILSASPGDLILFAVGNNASVNKTLDRLRLYVAHELGLIDHSRHSILWVTDFPMFEWNDSEERLEALHHPFTAPHPEDMNDLASARALAYDMVYNGVEIGGGSLRIYKREVQQKVLEIVGISSEQAENKFGYLLEALDMGAPPHGGIAFGLDRLVMLLGGANSIREVIAFPKTSTAGCALTRAPSAVDSQQLKDLAL